Proteins from a single region of Phyllopteryx taeniolatus isolate TA_2022b chromosome 10, UOR_Ptae_1.2, whole genome shotgun sequence:
- the p2rx3a gene encoding P2X purinoceptor 3a, whose amino-acid sequence MVWGWVTNFFTYETTKSVVVKSWSVGIINRIVQVLIITYFVGWVFIHEKAYQVSDTGIESSVMTKVKGFGYHQNQLMDVADYIFPQQGAAVFCIMTKLIITENQFQGKCAETGKRYSCNIDTDCEQHLGSILTNGRITGACLHGGDRSKGQCEVEGWCPVENDSIEMDPMVDVENFTIFIKNSIRFPLFNITRGNFPSNVTSEEIKKCKYNTETNPFCPIFQVGDILKYTGQNVAGLAKQGGEIGINIEWKCNLDLDIEYCVPKYAFTRLDAPFAKNAVSQGFNFRFAKYFKTQNGTEYRTLHKAFAIRFDVMVTGKAGKFNTIPTLINLVAAFTSIGLGTVLCDLILLNFLKGADQYKAKKFEEVSEAQIEASLVQSPSSQISIKEGMKSSCDSGAHSLATADQPV is encoded by the exons ATGGTGTGGGGCTGGGTCACGAACTTCTTCACCTACGAGACCACCAAATCCGTGGTGGTCAAGAGTTGGTCGGTGGGCATCATCAACAGGATCGTGCAAGTCCTGATCATCACTTATTTTGTTGG CTGGGTGTTCATTCATGAAAAAGCCTACCAGGTGTCCGACACCGGCATAGAGTCGTCCGTCATGACTAAAGTGAAGGGCTTCGGCTACCATCAAAACCAGCTCATGGATGTGGCGGACTACATCTTCCCCCAACAG GGTGCAGCTGTGTTCTGCATCATGACCAAACTCATCATCACTGAGAATCAGTTCCAAGGAAAATGTGCAGAA aCTGGGAAGAGGTATAGCTGTAACATAGACACCGACTGTGAACAACATCTTGGTTCCATCCTTACAAACG GGAGGATTACAGGTGCTTGTCTTCACGGCGGTGACAGGTCCAAAGGTCAGTGTGAGGTCGAGGGATGGTGTCCGGTCGAGAACGACAGCATCGAGAT GGATCCCATGGTCGACGTGGAAAACTTCACAATCTTCATCAAAAACAGCATCCGCTTCCCTCTCTTCAACATCACCAG AGGAAACTTTCCATCCAACGTGACGTCTGAAGAGATAAAGAAGTGTAAATACAACACTGAAACCAACCCCTTCTGCCCCATCTTTCAAGTGGGCGACATACTGAAGTACACTGGACAGAATGTGGCTGGCCTGGCGAAACAG GGTGGCGAAATCGGAATAAACATTGAGTGGAAGTGTAATCTAGACCTGGACATTGAGTATTGCGTACCCAAGTACGCTTTCACCCGACTCGATGCCCCTTTTGCCAAGAACGCTGTCTCTCAGGGGTTCAACTTCAG GTTTGCCAAATATTTTAAGACTCAGAACGGCACTGAATATCGGACACTGCACAAAGCTTTTGCCATCCGTTTTGATGTAATGGTCACCGGCAAA GCAGGAAAGTTTAACACAATCCCAACTCTGATCAACCTGGTCGCTGCCTTCACTTCCATTGGACTC GGTACAGTTCTTTGCGACCTCATCCTCCTAAACTTCCTAAAAGGCGCAGACCAGTACAAAGCCAAGAAATTTGAAGAG GTGTCGGAGGCTCAGATAGAAGCGTCCCTTGTGCAGAGCCCCAGCAGCCAGATATCCATCAAAGAAGGTATGAAGAGCTCCTGCGACTCTGGAGCCCATTCTCTGGCCACTGCTGACCAGCCTGTGTGA